The Hydra vulgaris chromosome 11, alternate assembly HydraT2T_AEP genome contains a region encoding:
- the LOC100212541 gene encoding protein brambleberry isoform X7 has translation MIMCTFAFFNKKYNYFNQKILFTIKIGLKLKKMILLICTNFFTFLLSAHGFWWPFSSYTDSSEFISDPNSGSSSKSVTAVSTMFAPFEISHGEQKFLAEAKHYLENLSMLDQCNLLIVNRLKSTCSKLSEEDLSKLGVNLLNCQSAVEGRKVFPCNDDMKLLDCTKDMDADMWNSYHIISNRARAICHNMRQAEFRMKTEQTVNNMAAATLENVNILQSLASGQKKLQITTEEAVDQITKNHELLVSKQNEFKRKQDELGNEINSNIVALTKEKQIIAHRHQQIEEYTERINEQLDALVEEIKAQDLAKKESDRDILKDLDFVKSKADEVLKKLESVFVDIDHYQENFEAKQNKTLENLEEIQAAIGFMNEVLNKLCTSFNNQVPWLQTMFGGTIDKLNLVTVLFSHCAFFVFSILSVLFIGVPTITKVSLLLIVPLNCLVAVQQRQHLSFLQMSWFLLFTFPSAKSIVYDSETNVSFREALKKSQDDFCNGSQTMHQEAFIPMVKPMDNSFEISKNDLFKTFKKPFDDSFNISPSSTSSPLRLRHAQTKANSSFLNITAGGSPRCCSLTKSGMRCKNAAILNEDNCRLHSK, from the exons ATGATCATGTGTACCTTTGCTTTCTTTAACAAGAAGTATAATtactttaatcaaaaaattttatttaccataaaaattggcttgaagttgaaaaaaatgattttgttgatATGcacaaattttttcacttttctatTATCTGCTCATGGATTTTGGTGGCCATTTTCATCGTATACTGACTCCTCTGAATTTATTTCTGATCCGAATTCAGGTAGTAGCTCAAAGTCTGTAACTGCTGTAAGTACAATGTTTGCTCCTTTTGAAATATCTCATGGCGAGCAAAAGTTTTTGGCTGAAGCAAagcattatttagaaaatttgtcCATGTTAGATCAGTGCAATTTATTA ATTGTTAATCGTTTGAAAAGTACTTGTAGTAAGTTGAGTGAAGAAGATTTATCAAAGCTTGGAGTGaatcttttaaattgtcaaagTGCTGTAGAGGGAAGGAAAGTATTCCCTTGTAATGATGATATG aaacttCTTGACTGCACAAAAGACATGGATGCAGACATGTGGAACTCCTATCATATTATAAGTAACCGTGCTCGTGCTATATGTCACAATATGAGACAAGCAGAGTTTCGCATGAAGACTGAGCAGACAGTTAATAACATGGCAGCTGCAACCTTAGAAAATGTGAACATTCTTCAAAGTCTTGCT AGTGgtcaaaaaaagttgcaaattacAACGGAGGAAGCAGTTGACCAGATTACTAAAAATCATGAGCTTCTTGTTAGTAAGCAAAATGAGTTTAAGAGAAAGCAAGATGAACTGGGAAATGAGATCAACTCCAACATAGTTGCACtgacaaaagaaaaacaaattattgctCATCGACATCAACAAATTGAAGAGTACACAGAAAGGATCAATGAGCAGCTAg ATGCTCTAGTTGAAGAAATTAAAGCACAAGATCTTGCCAAAAAAGAAAGCGATAGAGATATTCTCAAAGATCTTGACTTTGTTAAATCAAAAGCAGACGAGGTGCTTAAAAAACTag aAAGTGTTTTTGTTGATATAGACCATTATCAGGAAAACTTTGAagctaaacaaaataaaacgcTTGAGAATTTAGAAGAGATTCAAGCTGCAATTGGTTTTATGAATGAG GTGTTAAACAAACTGTGCACATCTTTTAACAATCAAGTTCCTTGGTTACAGACAATGTTTGGTGGCACTATTGACAAATTAAATTTGGTTACAGTGTTATTTTCTCATTGtgcgttttttgttttttctatccTTTCTGTGTTATTTATTGGAGTTCCAACTATAACCAAAGTATCATTACTGCTAATTGTTCCACTAAACTGTCTTGTTGCTGTGCAACAAAGGCAACATCTGTCATTTCTCCAAATGTCAtggtttttattgtttacttttcCAT CTGCCAAAAGCATTGTATACGATTCAGAAACAAACGTGTCATTTCGTGAAGCTTTGAAAAAATCGCAAGATGACTTTTGCAATGGTTCTCAAACCATGCATCAAGAAGCTTTTATTCCAATGGTAAAACCAATGGACAAttcatttgaaatttcaaaaaatgatttgttcaaaactttcaaaaagccGTTTGATGATTCATTCAATATATCACCATCAAGTACATCTTCACCACTGCGTCTAAGACATGCTCAGACTAAAGCtaattcatcatttttaaatattacagcTGGTGGCTCACCTCGTTGCTGCAGTCTCACTAAATCTGGAATGCGATGTAAAAATGCTGCTATTTTAAATGAAGATAATTGCAGGCTTCATTCCAAATAA
- the LOC136086988 gene encoding uncharacterized protein LOC136086988, with protein MSFTYYGVISTGTLSLEENLDPENNFYRSILSDCSYHFPNQLEGFLFKNAREKSNKQIVILHLNIRCLKCNYEKLLDLLEEAKHIFNIICLTETWITVDEINSNFDILHFNIISMERKTNKRGGGVLIYVHENFEYCVRNDLSVSDSDKEVVTIEITNNQTKNILLSCCYRPPDGVSENLSMFLQQIIKKGNNDKKENYIVGDFNMNCFLYNDDHKIKNFYDAIFETGSVTLINRPTRVTINTATLIDNIITTDILNNNIQLGIIKTDISDHFPLFLKLNKTNLERNINTKKVIRKRIYNETNIKLFKDQLSLLHWKNINFDDNANNIYETFFKTFFSVYEVNFPIIEKAITTKNINTPWITKGVFPEQLKIAKIIPIFKEGDKSEISNYRPISVLSTFSKILEKIMFNRLYKYFYDNNLLYINQFGFKKDNSTEHAIIQFVREISKSFEKSQYTLGIFIDLSKAFDTVDHHILIHKLKYYGIKNKILKWFKSYLSNRKQFVLFNNDYQSTFLNTCGVLQGSILGPLLFLIYINDLNKASKLMSIMYADDTNLFLSNYDIAELFKTMNEELRHISNWFKCNKLTLSINKTKWVLFHSITKKRFLPTNLPQIFIDQKEIKRDSVTKFLGVYLDENIT; from the exons ATGTCTTTCACATACTACGGTGTTATTAGTACAGGAACATTATCTCTTG AAGAAAACCTAGAccctgaaaataatttttatcgcAGTATTTTATCCGATTGTTCTTATCATTTTCCGAACCAACTAGAagggtttctttttaagaatgCTCGCGAAAAAAGTAATAAGCAAATTGTAATTCTCCACCTCAATATAAGATGTTTGAAATGCaattatgaaaaacttttagatCTATTAGAAGAAgctaaacacatttttaatattatttgtttaactgaaacttggatCACAGTAGatgaaataaatagtaattttgatattcttcactttaatataatttctatGGAGAGAAAAACGAATAAGCGCGGCGGTGGAGTATTAATTTATGTTCACGAAAATTTTGAGTATTGTGTTAGGAATGATTTGAGCGTTTCTGACAGCGATAAAGAAGTTGTAACTATTGAAATTACAAATaatcaaactaaaaacattttactaagctgttgttatcggccACCTGACGGCGTGAGCGAAAACCTGAGCATGTTCTTAcaacaaatcataaaaaaaggaaataatgataaaaaagaaaactatataGTCGGAGACTTTAATATGAACTGTTTTCTCTATAATGACGACcataaaattaagaatttttatgacgcaatttttgaaacagggtCAGTTACTTTAATAAATCGACCCACAAGAGTTACAATAAATACAGCGACtcttatagataatattataactACTGATATTctcaataataatatacaattagGTATCATAAAAACTGATATATCAGATCATTTTCCTCTAtttctgaaacttaataaaacaaacttagaaAGAAACATCAATAccaaaaaagtaataagaaaacgcatttataatgagactaatataaagttatttaaagacCAACTATCATTACTGCAttggaaaaatataaattttgatgataacgctaataatatttatgaaacttttttcaaaacttttttttctgtttatgaAGTTAATTTCCCAATCATAGAAAAAGCAATAACAACAAAGAATATCAATACACCCTGGATtactaaag GAGTATTcccagaacaattaaaaattgccaaaattattcctatttttaaagaaggggACAAATCTGAAATCAGTAATTATCGCCCCATCTCTGTTCTCTCCACATTTTCGAAAATCctagaaaaaattatgttcaacagattatacaaatacttttatgataataatctactttacattaatcaatttggtttcaagAAAGATAACTCAACTGAACATGCTattatccaatttgtacgtgaaatctcaaaatcgtttgaaaaatcacaatatacactaggaatttttattgacctatcaaaagcttttgatacggtcgatCACCATATTTTGATTCATAAACTCAAATACtacggaataaaaaataaaattttaaaatggtttaaaagttatctatctAATCGAAAACAGTTTGTATTATTTAACAATGATTATCAATCCACTTTTCTTAATACTTGTGGAGTTCTACAAGGTTCAATACTTGGAcctctcctttttttaatttatataaatgacttaaataaagcttcaaaaCTAATGAGCATTAtgtatgcagatgatacaaacctATTCCTTTCTAACTATGATATCgctgaactttttaaaacaatgaacgaAGAACTCAGACATATATCTAATTGGTTTAAGTGTAATAAGTTAACCttaagtattaataaaacaaaatgggttTTATTTCATTCGATTACAAAAAAACGATTTCTCCCTACAAATTTACCTCAAATTTTTATCGATCAAAAGGAAATCAAAAGAGATtctgttacaaaatttttaggtgtttatcttgatgaaaatattacttaG
- the LOC100212541 gene encoding protein brambleberry isoform X4 yields the protein MIMCTFAFFNKKYNYFNQKILFTIKIGLKLKKMILLICTNFFTFLLSAHGFWWPFSSYTDSSEFISDPNSGSSSKSVTAVSTMFAPFEISHGEQKFLAEAKHYLENLSMLDQCNLLIVNRLKSTCSKLSEEDLSKLGVNLLNCQSAVEGRKVFPCNDDMKLLDCTKDMDADMWNSYHIISNRARAICHNMRQAEFRMKTEQTVNNMAAATLENVNILQSLASGQKKLQITTEEAVDQITKNHELLVSKQNEFKRKQDELGNEINSNIVALTKEKQIIAHRHQQIEEYTERINEQLDALVEEIKAQDLAKKESDRDILKDLDFVKSKADEVLKKLESVFVDIDHYQENFEAKQNKTLENLEEIQAAIGFMNEVLNKLCTSFNNQVPWLQTMFGGTIDKLNLVTVLFSHCAFFVFSILSVLFIGVPTITKVSLLLIVPLNCLVAVQQRQHLSFLQMSWFLLFTFPFDYVIKKINFCTHSKSLIKNEEINQPVKDACKSTYDHSDDIMNNSCCAHTFIAAKSIVYDSETNVSFREALKKSQDDFCNGSQTMHQEAFIPMVKPMDNSFEISKNDLFKTFKKPFDDSFNISPSSTSSPLRLRHAQTKANSSFLNITAGGSPRCCSLTKSGMRCKNAAILNEDNCRLHSK from the exons ATGATCATGTGTACCTTTGCTTTCTTTAACAAGAAGTATAATtactttaatcaaaaaattttatttaccataaaaattggcttgaagttgaaaaaaatgattttgttgatATGcacaaattttttcacttttctatTATCTGCTCATGGATTTTGGTGGCCATTTTCATCGTATACTGACTCCTCTGAATTTATTTCTGATCCGAATTCAGGTAGTAGCTCAAAGTCTGTAACTGCTGTAAGTACAATGTTTGCTCCTTTTGAAATATCTCATGGCGAGCAAAAGTTTTTGGCTGAAGCAAagcattatttagaaaatttgtcCATGTTAGATCAGTGCAATTTATTA ATTGTTAATCGTTTGAAAAGTACTTGTAGTAAGTTGAGTGAAGAAGATTTATCAAAGCTTGGAGTGaatcttttaaattgtcaaagTGCTGTAGAGGGAAGGAAAGTATTCCCTTGTAATGATGATATG aaacttCTTGACTGCACAAAAGACATGGATGCAGACATGTGGAACTCCTATCATATTATAAGTAACCGTGCTCGTGCTATATGTCACAATATGAGACAAGCAGAGTTTCGCATGAAGACTGAGCAGACAGTTAATAACATGGCAGCTGCAACCTTAGAAAATGTGAACATTCTTCAAAGTCTTGCT AGTGgtcaaaaaaagttgcaaattacAACGGAGGAAGCAGTTGACCAGATTACTAAAAATCATGAGCTTCTTGTTAGTAAGCAAAATGAGTTTAAGAGAAAGCAAGATGAACTGGGAAATGAGATCAACTCCAACATAGTTGCACtgacaaaagaaaaacaaattattgctCATCGACATCAACAAATTGAAGAGTACACAGAAAGGATCAATGAGCAGCTAg ATGCTCTAGTTGAAGAAATTAAAGCACAAGATCTTGCCAAAAAAGAAAGCGATAGAGATATTCTCAAAGATCTTGACTTTGTTAAATCAAAAGCAGACGAGGTGCTTAAAAAACTag aAAGTGTTTTTGTTGATATAGACCATTATCAGGAAAACTTTGAagctaaacaaaataaaacgcTTGAGAATTTAGAAGAGATTCAAGCTGCAATTGGTTTTATGAATGAG GTGTTAAACAAACTGTGCACATCTTTTAACAATCAAGTTCCTTGGTTACAGACAATGTTTGGTGGCACTATTGACAAATTAAATTTGGTTACAGTGTTATTTTCTCATTGtgcgttttttgttttttctatccTTTCTGTGTTATTTATTGGAGTTCCAACTATAACCAAAGTATCATTACTGCTAATTGTTCCACTAAACTGTCTTGTTGCTGTGCAACAAAGGCAACATCTGTCATTTCTCCAAATGTCAtggtttttattgtttacttttcCAT tcGATTAcgtcatcaaaaaaataaatttttgcactCATTCAAAAtctctaataaaaaatgaagaaataaacCAACCAGTTAAGGATGCTTGTAAATCTACATATg atCACAGTGATGATATAATGAATAATAGCTGTTGTGCTCACACTTTTATAGCTGCCAAAAGCATTGTATACGATTCAGAAACAAACGTGTCATTTCGTGAAGCTTTGAAAAAATCGCAAGATGACTTTTGCAATGGTTCTCAAACCATGCATCAAGAAGCTTTTATTCCAATGGTAAAACCAATGGACAAttcatttgaaatttcaaaaaatgatttgttcaaaactttcaaaaagccGTTTGATGATTCATTCAATATATCACCATCAAGTACATCTTCACCACTGCGTCTAAGACATGCTCAGACTAAAGCtaattcatcatttttaaatattacagcTGGTGGCTCACCTCGTTGCTGCAGTCTCACTAAATCTGGAATGCGATGTAAAAATGCTGCTATTTTAAATGAAGATAATTGCAGGCTTCATTCCAAATAA
- the LOC100212541 gene encoding protein brambleberry isoform X6 → MIMCTFAFFNKKYNYFNQKILFTIKIGLKLKKMILLICTNFFTFLLSAHGFWWPFSSYTDSSEFISDPNSGSSSKSVTAVSTMFAPFEISHGEQKFLAEAKHYLENLSMLDQCNLLIVNRLKSTCSKLSEEDLSKLGVNLLNCQSAVEGRKVFPCNDDMKLLDCTKDMDADMWNSYHIISNRARAICHNMRQAEFRMKTEQTVNNMAAATLENVNILQSLASGQKKLQITTEEAVDQITKNHELLVSKQNEFKRKQDELGNEINSNIVALTKEKQIIAHRHQQIEEYTERINEQLDALVEEIKAQDLAKKESDRDILKDLDFVKSKADEVLKKLESVFVDIDHYQENFEAKQNKTLENLEEIQAAIGFMNEVLNKLCTSFNNQVPWLQTMFGGTIDKLNLVTVLFSHCAFFVFSILSVLFIGVPTITKVSLLLIVPLNCLVAVQQRQHLSFLQMSWFLLFTFPYHSDDIMNNSCCAHTFIAAKSIVYDSETNVSFREALKKSQDDFCNGSQTMHQEAFIPMVKPMDNSFEISKNDLFKTFKKPFDDSFNISPSSTSSPLRLRHAQTKANSSFLNITAGGSPRCCSLTKSGMRCKNAAILNEDNCRLHSK, encoded by the exons ATGATCATGTGTACCTTTGCTTTCTTTAACAAGAAGTATAATtactttaatcaaaaaattttatttaccataaaaattggcttgaagttgaaaaaaatgattttgttgatATGcacaaattttttcacttttctatTATCTGCTCATGGATTTTGGTGGCCATTTTCATCGTATACTGACTCCTCTGAATTTATTTCTGATCCGAATTCAGGTAGTAGCTCAAAGTCTGTAACTGCTGTAAGTACAATGTTTGCTCCTTTTGAAATATCTCATGGCGAGCAAAAGTTTTTGGCTGAAGCAAagcattatttagaaaatttgtcCATGTTAGATCAGTGCAATTTATTA ATTGTTAATCGTTTGAAAAGTACTTGTAGTAAGTTGAGTGAAGAAGATTTATCAAAGCTTGGAGTGaatcttttaaattgtcaaagTGCTGTAGAGGGAAGGAAAGTATTCCCTTGTAATGATGATATG aaacttCTTGACTGCACAAAAGACATGGATGCAGACATGTGGAACTCCTATCATATTATAAGTAACCGTGCTCGTGCTATATGTCACAATATGAGACAAGCAGAGTTTCGCATGAAGACTGAGCAGACAGTTAATAACATGGCAGCTGCAACCTTAGAAAATGTGAACATTCTTCAAAGTCTTGCT AGTGgtcaaaaaaagttgcaaattacAACGGAGGAAGCAGTTGACCAGATTACTAAAAATCATGAGCTTCTTGTTAGTAAGCAAAATGAGTTTAAGAGAAAGCAAGATGAACTGGGAAATGAGATCAACTCCAACATAGTTGCACtgacaaaagaaaaacaaattattgctCATCGACATCAACAAATTGAAGAGTACACAGAAAGGATCAATGAGCAGCTAg ATGCTCTAGTTGAAGAAATTAAAGCACAAGATCTTGCCAAAAAAGAAAGCGATAGAGATATTCTCAAAGATCTTGACTTTGTTAAATCAAAAGCAGACGAGGTGCTTAAAAAACTag aAAGTGTTTTTGTTGATATAGACCATTATCAGGAAAACTTTGAagctaaacaaaataaaacgcTTGAGAATTTAGAAGAGATTCAAGCTGCAATTGGTTTTATGAATGAG GTGTTAAACAAACTGTGCACATCTTTTAACAATCAAGTTCCTTGGTTACAGACAATGTTTGGTGGCACTATTGACAAATTAAATTTGGTTACAGTGTTATTTTCTCATTGtgcgttttttgttttttctatccTTTCTGTGTTATTTATTGGAGTTCCAACTATAACCAAAGTATCATTACTGCTAATTGTTCCACTAAACTGTCTTGTTGCTGTGCAACAAAGGCAACATCTGTCATTTCTCCAAATGTCAtggtttttattgtttacttttcCAT atCACAGTGATGATATAATGAATAATAGCTGTTGTGCTCACACTTTTATAGCTGCCAAAAGCATTGTATACGATTCAGAAACAAACGTGTCATTTCGTGAAGCTTTGAAAAAATCGCAAGATGACTTTTGCAATGGTTCTCAAACCATGCATCAAGAAGCTTTTATTCCAATGGTAAAACCAATGGACAAttcatttgaaatttcaaaaaatgatttgttcaaaactttcaaaaagccGTTTGATGATTCATTCAATATATCACCATCAAGTACATCTTCACCACTGCGTCTAAGACATGCTCAGACTAAAGCtaattcatcatttttaaatattacagcTGGTGGCTCACCTCGTTGCTGCAGTCTCACTAAATCTGGAATGCGATGTAAAAATGCTGCTATTTTAAATGAAGATAATTGCAGGCTTCATTCCAAATAA
- the LOC100212541 gene encoding protein brambleberry isoform X5, with product MIMCTFAFFNKKYNYFNQKILFTIKIGLKLKKMILLICTNFFTFLLSAHGFWWPFSSYTDSSEFISDPNSGSSSKSVTAVSTMFAPFEISHGEQKFLAEAKHYLENLSMLDQCNLLIVNRLKSTCSKLSEEDLSKLGVNLLNCQSAVEGRKVFPCNDDMKLLDCTKDMDADMWNSYHIISNRARAICHNMRQAEFRMKTEQTVNNMAAATLENVNILQSLASGQKKLQITTEEAVDQITKNHELLVSKQNEFKRKQDELGNEINSNIVALTKEKQIIAHRHQQIEEYTERINEQLDALVEEIKAQDLAKKESDRDILKDLDFVKSKADEVLKKLESVFVDIDHYQENFEAKQNKTLENLEEIQAAIGFMNEVLNKLCTSFNNQVPWLQTMFGGTIDKLNLVTVLFSHCAFFVFSILSVLFIGVPTITKVSLLLIVPLNCLVAVQQRQHLSFLQMSWFLLFTFPFDYVIKKINFCTHSKSLIKNEEINQPVKDACKSTYAAKSIVYDSETNVSFREALKKSQDDFCNGSQTMHQEAFIPMVKPMDNSFEISKNDLFKTFKKPFDDSFNISPSSTSSPLRLRHAQTKANSSFLNITAGGSPRCCSLTKSGMRCKNAAILNEDNCRLHSK from the exons ATGATCATGTGTACCTTTGCTTTCTTTAACAAGAAGTATAATtactttaatcaaaaaattttatttaccataaaaattggcttgaagttgaaaaaaatgattttgttgatATGcacaaattttttcacttttctatTATCTGCTCATGGATTTTGGTGGCCATTTTCATCGTATACTGACTCCTCTGAATTTATTTCTGATCCGAATTCAGGTAGTAGCTCAAAGTCTGTAACTGCTGTAAGTACAATGTTTGCTCCTTTTGAAATATCTCATGGCGAGCAAAAGTTTTTGGCTGAAGCAAagcattatttagaaaatttgtcCATGTTAGATCAGTGCAATTTATTA ATTGTTAATCGTTTGAAAAGTACTTGTAGTAAGTTGAGTGAAGAAGATTTATCAAAGCTTGGAGTGaatcttttaaattgtcaaagTGCTGTAGAGGGAAGGAAAGTATTCCCTTGTAATGATGATATG aaacttCTTGACTGCACAAAAGACATGGATGCAGACATGTGGAACTCCTATCATATTATAAGTAACCGTGCTCGTGCTATATGTCACAATATGAGACAAGCAGAGTTTCGCATGAAGACTGAGCAGACAGTTAATAACATGGCAGCTGCAACCTTAGAAAATGTGAACATTCTTCAAAGTCTTGCT AGTGgtcaaaaaaagttgcaaattacAACGGAGGAAGCAGTTGACCAGATTACTAAAAATCATGAGCTTCTTGTTAGTAAGCAAAATGAGTTTAAGAGAAAGCAAGATGAACTGGGAAATGAGATCAACTCCAACATAGTTGCACtgacaaaagaaaaacaaattattgctCATCGACATCAACAAATTGAAGAGTACACAGAAAGGATCAATGAGCAGCTAg ATGCTCTAGTTGAAGAAATTAAAGCACAAGATCTTGCCAAAAAAGAAAGCGATAGAGATATTCTCAAAGATCTTGACTTTGTTAAATCAAAAGCAGACGAGGTGCTTAAAAAACTag aAAGTGTTTTTGTTGATATAGACCATTATCAGGAAAACTTTGAagctaaacaaaataaaacgcTTGAGAATTTAGAAGAGATTCAAGCTGCAATTGGTTTTATGAATGAG GTGTTAAACAAACTGTGCACATCTTTTAACAATCAAGTTCCTTGGTTACAGACAATGTTTGGTGGCACTATTGACAAATTAAATTTGGTTACAGTGTTATTTTCTCATTGtgcgttttttgttttttctatccTTTCTGTGTTATTTATTGGAGTTCCAACTATAACCAAAGTATCATTACTGCTAATTGTTCCACTAAACTGTCTTGTTGCTGTGCAACAAAGGCAACATCTGTCATTTCTCCAAATGTCAtggtttttattgtttacttttcCAT tcGATTAcgtcatcaaaaaaataaatttttgcactCATTCAAAAtctctaataaaaaatgaagaaataaacCAACCAGTTAAGGATGCTTGTAAATCTACATATg CTGCCAAAAGCATTGTATACGATTCAGAAACAAACGTGTCATTTCGTGAAGCTTTGAAAAAATCGCAAGATGACTTTTGCAATGGTTCTCAAACCATGCATCAAGAAGCTTTTATTCCAATGGTAAAACCAATGGACAAttcatttgaaatttcaaaaaatgatttgttcaaaactttcaaaaagccGTTTGATGATTCATTCAATATATCACCATCAAGTACATCTTCACCACTGCGTCTAAGACATGCTCAGACTAAAGCtaattcatcatttttaaatattacagcTGGTGGCTCACCTCGTTGCTGCAGTCTCACTAAATCTGGAATGCGATGTAAAAATGCTGCTATTTTAAATGAAGATAATTGCAGGCTTCATTCCAAATAA